Proteins from a single region of Sphingomonas sp.:
- the bioB gene encoding biotin synthase BioB has translation MLSQGNGVRNDWTREEIAALFDLPFTELVFRAAEVHRANHAPNEVQLSTLLSIKTGGCPEDCGYCNQSVHAETGLKATRLMDVRAVLQAAAQAKDNGSSRFCMGAAWRNPKDRDIPALAEMIKGVRQMGMETCMTLGMLTPDQARKLGEAGLDYYNHNIDTSPENYANVISTRSFEERLDTLENVRGAGINVCCGGIVGMGETRADRVGFIHALATLPVHPESVPVNALVPVKGTVLGDMLADTPLAKIDDVEFVRTIAVARITMPASMVRLSAGRESMSDATQALCFLAGANSIFTGDKLLTTGNAGDDKDAALFARLGVVPMRAEQRVVEAAE, from the coding sequence CTGCTTTCGCAGGGGAACGGTGTTCGGAATGATTGGACCCGCGAGGAAATCGCCGCGCTGTTCGACCTGCCGTTCACCGAGCTGGTGTTCCGCGCGGCGGAGGTGCACCGCGCCAACCATGCGCCGAATGAAGTCCAGCTCTCTACGCTGTTGAGCATCAAGACCGGCGGCTGCCCCGAGGATTGCGGCTATTGCAACCAGTCGGTGCATGCCGAGACCGGGCTGAAGGCGACCAGGCTGATGGACGTGCGCGCGGTGCTCCAGGCGGCGGCGCAGGCCAAGGACAATGGCTCGTCGCGCTTCTGCATGGGTGCGGCGTGGCGCAATCCCAAGGACCGAGACATTCCGGCGCTGGCCGAGATGATCAAGGGCGTGCGCCAGATGGGCATGGAAACCTGCATGACGCTGGGCATGCTGACGCCCGATCAGGCGCGGAAGCTGGGTGAGGCGGGGCTCGATTACTATAACCACAATATCGATACCTCGCCGGAGAATTACGCGAACGTCATCTCGACGCGCAGCTTCGAGGAGCGGCTCGATACGCTGGAGAATGTCCGCGGGGCGGGGATCAACGTCTGCTGCGGCGGGATCGTCGGAATGGGCGAGACGCGTGCCGACCGGGTCGGCTTCATCCATGCGCTGGCGACCCTGCCGGTGCATCCCGAGAGTGTGCCGGTCAACGCGCTGGTGCCGGTGAAAGGCACGGTGTTGGGCGACATGCTCGCCGATACCCCGCTGGCGAAGATCGACGATGTGGAGTTCGTCCGCACGATCGCGGTGGCGCGGATCACGATGCCGGCGAGCATGGTGCGCCTCAGCGCCGGGCGCGAGAGCATGAGCGATGCGACGCAGGCCTTGTGTTTCCTTGCGGGAGCGAATTCGATCTTCACGGGGGACAAGCTGCTGACGACGGGGAATGCCGGCGACGACAAGGATGCTGCGCTGTTTGCGCGGCTGGGCGTGGTGCCGATGCGGGCGGAGCAGCGCGTGGTGGAGGCGGCGGAGTGA
- a CDS encoding class II aldolase/adducin family protein, with protein MATALKNSQMTEAEWEARQQLAACYRVFDHMGWSEMIYNHITLKVPDEEGAFLINPFGLHFSEVKASNLVKIDIDGNKLDDSPYPVNRAGFVQHALFHRHLPDAHCIAHTHTTAGMAVASLEGGLQPVNFYACNFPGQIAYHDFEGVTVRDEEGERLLSNLGDKRMMLLRNHGILVMGKTVPEAFIKHWSLQRACEIQLATMAAGKPLRVADEVVAVHQRDLHMAQVPGGPGAADFAAMVRLVDRKDQSWRE; from the coding sequence ATGGCCACCGCGCTCAAGAATTCGCAGATGACCGAAGCCGAGTGGGAAGCCCGCCAGCAGCTCGCCGCCTGCTACCGCGTCTTCGATCACATGGGCTGGTCGGAGATGATCTATAACCACATCACCCTGAAGGTGCCGGACGAGGAAGGCGCGTTCCTGATCAATCCGTTCGGGCTGCATTTCAGCGAGGTGAAGGCCTCGAACCTCGTCAAGATCGATATCGACGGCAACAAGCTCGACGACAGCCCCTATCCGGTCAACCGCGCCGGCTTCGTCCAGCACGCATTGTTCCACCGCCATCTGCCCGACGCGCACTGCATCGCCCACACGCACACCACCGCGGGCATGGCGGTGGCCAGCCTCGAGGGCGGGCTCCAGCCGGTCAATTTCTACGCCTGCAACTTCCCCGGCCAGATCGCCTATCACGATTTCGAGGGCGTGACGGTCCGCGACGAGGAAGGCGAGCGCCTGCTCTCCAACCTCGGCGACAAGCGGATGATGCTGCTCCGCAACCACGGCATATTGGTGATGGGCAAGACCGTGCCCGAAGCCTTCATCAAGCACTGGTCGCTCCAGCGCGCCTGCGAGATCCAGCTGGCGACGATGGCGGCGGGCAAGCCGCTGCGCGTGGCGGACGAAGTGGTCGCGGTGCACCAGCGCGATCTGCATATGGCGCAGGTCCCCGGCGGCCCGGGCGCGGCGGATTTCGCGGCGATGGTGCGGCTAGTCGATCGCAAGGATCAGAGCTGGCGGGAGTAG
- a CDS encoding acyl-CoA carboxylase subunit beta: protein MSSTIAELERRRAGARLGGGQKRIDAQHAKGKLTARERIEVLLDPGSFEELDMYVEHNCVDFGMPDQVVPGDGVVTGSGTINGRLVYVFSQDFTVFGGSLSERHAEKICKVMDNAMKVGAPVIGMNDSGGARIQEGVASLAGYAEVFQRNVLASGVVPQISLIMGPCAGGAVYSPAMTDFIFMVKDSSYMFVTGPDVVKTVTNEIVTQEELGGAVTHTTRSGVADVAFDNDIGALLAARDFVDFLPASNREEVPERPCGDPWDRIEDSLDTLIPPNANQPYDMHELIRKTLDEGEFFELQPSHAGNILIGFGRIEGRTVGVVANQPMVLAGCLDINSSKKAARFVRFCDAFEIPIVTFVDVPGFLPGVGQEHSGIIKHGAKLLFAYAEATVPKITVITRKAYGGAYDVMASKHLRGDLNYAWPTAEIAVMGAKGAVEIIFRGKTPEEIAERTAEYEARFANPFVAASKGFIDEVIMPHSTRRRIALGLRKLRNKQLENPWKKHDNIPL, encoded by the coding sequence ATGTCGTCAACGATTGCCGAACTCGAACGCCGCCGCGCCGGCGCCCGCCTCGGCGGTGGCCAGAAGCGCATCGATGCGCAGCACGCCAAGGGCAAGCTGACCGCGCGCGAGCGGATCGAAGTGCTGCTCGATCCCGGATCGTTCGAAGAGCTCGATATGTATGTCGAGCATAATTGCGTCGATTTCGGCATGCCTGATCAGGTGGTGCCCGGGGACGGCGTCGTCACCGGTAGCGGCACGATCAACGGGCGGCTGGTCTATGTGTTCAGCCAGGACTTCACCGTGTTCGGCGGATCGCTTTCGGAGCGGCATGCCGAGAAGATCTGCAAGGTCATGGACAATGCCATGAAGGTCGGCGCGCCGGTGATCGGGATGAACGATTCCGGCGGCGCGCGGATTCAGGAGGGCGTGGCGTCGCTCGCCGGTTACGCCGAAGTGTTCCAGCGCAACGTGCTGGCGAGTGGCGTGGTGCCGCAGATCTCCTTGATCATGGGGCCGTGCGCGGGCGGCGCGGTCTATTCGCCGGCGATGACCGACTTTATCTTCATGGTGAAGGATTCGTCCTACATGTTCGTCACCGGCCCGGATGTGGTGAAGACCGTGACCAACGAGATCGTCACGCAGGAGGAACTGGGTGGAGCGGTGACGCACACCACCAGGTCCGGCGTGGCCGATGTGGCGTTCGACAATGATATCGGGGCGCTGCTCGCGGCGCGCGACTTCGTCGACTTCCTGCCGGCGTCGAACCGCGAGGAGGTGCCGGAGCGGCCGTGCGGCGATCCGTGGGACCGCATCGAGGACAGCCTCGACACGCTGATCCCGCCCAATGCCAACCAGCCTTATGACATGCACGAGCTGATCCGGAAGACGCTCGACGAGGGCGAGTTCTTCGAGCTGCAGCCGAGCCATGCCGGCAACATCCTGATCGGTTTCGGGCGGATCGAGGGGCGGACGGTGGGCGTGGTGGCGAACCAGCCGATGGTGCTGGCCGGGTGCCTCGACATCAATTCATCGAAGAAGGCGGCGCGGTTCGTGCGCTTCTGCGACGCGTTCGAGATTCCGATCGTGACATTCGTCGATGTGCCGGGCTTCCTGCCCGGCGTCGGGCAGGAGCATTCGGGGATCATCAAGCACGGCGCCAAGCTGCTGTTCGCCTATGCCGAGGCGACCGTGCCCAAGATCACCGTGATCACCCGCAAGGCCTATGGCGGGGCGTATGACGTGATGGCCTCCAAGCATCTGCGAGGCGATCTGAACTATGCCTGGCCGACCGCCGAGATCGCGGTGATGGGCGCGAAGGGCGCGGTCGAGATCATCTTCCGTGGCAAGACGCCGGAGGAGATCGCCGAGCGCACCGCCGAATATGAGGCACGCTTCGCCAACCCGTTCGTGGCGGCGAGCAAGGGGTTCATCGACGAAGTGATCATGCCGCATTCGACGCGGCGGCGGATCGCGCTCGGGCTGCGGAAACTGCGCAACAAGCAGTTGGAGAACCCGTGGAAGAAGCATGATAATATTCCGCTATGA
- a CDS encoding acetyl/propionyl/methylcrotonyl-CoA carboxylase subunit alpha, producing MFKKILVANRGEIACRVMRTAKKMGIATVAVYSDADARAPHVLMADEAVRLGPAPAAESYLKADLILLAAKETGADCIHPGYGFLSERESFASACAEAGIAFVGPPPGAIAAMGDKIESKKLAKAAGVNVVPGFLGEIADTEAAVKIASDIGYPVMMKASAGGGGKGMRLAYSEQDVREGFEATKREGLASFGDDRVFIEKFIESPRHIEIQVIGDQHGNVLYLNERECSIQRRHQKVVEEAPSPFVTPKMRKAMGEQAVALAQAVGYYSAGTVELIVSGADKTGESFYFLEMNTRLQVEHPVTEEITGLDLVELMIRVAAGEKLPLTQDEVKIDGWSVENRVYAEDPYRGFLPSTGRLVRYAPPYEEEGVRVDDGVVEGSEISMFYDPMIAKLITHGATREEAIDKQIEALDAFRIEGIGHNVDFLSALMQHPRFRSGAITTGFIAEEYPEGFHGAPASDALKRKLAAVAALVDLERSERAACISGQLADNIEVTGERVVLIDGEQIHVTDEAGELIVDGETMDLDSDWQLGDPLFVAEIDDEPLSVAIERKGAKWKLTAHGASHLVEVLPPHVAQYRHHMIEKIPPDMSRFLLAPMPGLLTRLHVAPGDKVEAGQPLAVVEAMKMENILRAEKAGVVKAANFVAGDSLAVDAAILEFE from the coding sequence ATGTTCAAGAAAATCCTGGTCGCCAATCGCGGCGAGATCGCCTGCCGCGTGATGCGCACCGCCAAGAAGATGGGGATCGCCACCGTCGCGGTCTATTCGGACGCCGATGCGCGGGCGCCGCATGTGCTGATGGCGGACGAAGCCGTGCGGCTGGGGCCGGCACCGGCGGCGGAGAGCTATCTCAAGGCCGATCTGATCCTGCTCGCCGCCAAGGAGACCGGGGCCGACTGCATCCATCCCGGCTATGGCTTCCTCTCCGAACGCGAGAGCTTCGCCAGCGCCTGCGCCGAGGCGGGGATCGCCTTTGTCGGGCCGCCGCCGGGTGCCATCGCGGCGATGGGCGACAAGATCGAGTCCAAGAAGCTGGCCAAGGCGGCGGGCGTCAACGTCGTTCCCGGCTTCCTCGGCGAGATCGCCGATACCGAAGCGGCGGTGAAGATCGCGTCCGACATCGGCTATCCGGTGATGATGAAGGCCTCGGCCGGCGGCGGCGGCAAGGGGATGCGGCTGGCCTATAGCGAGCAGGACGTTCGCGAAGGCTTCGAGGCGACCAAGCGCGAGGGGCTGGCCTCGTTCGGCGACGACCGCGTCTTCATCGAGAAGTTCATCGAGAGCCCGCGCCATATCGAGATCCAGGTGATCGGCGACCAGCACGGTAATGTGCTGTACCTCAACGAGCGCGAATGCTCGATCCAGCGCCGCCACCAGAAGGTGGTCGAGGAAGCGCCGTCGCCGTTCGTGACGCCCAAGATGCGCAAGGCAATGGGCGAGCAGGCCGTCGCGCTGGCGCAGGCGGTTGGCTATTACAGCGCGGGCACGGTCGAGCTGATCGTGTCGGGCGCCGACAAGACTGGCGAGAGCTTCTACTTCCTCGAGATGAACACCCGGCTTCAGGTCGAGCATCCGGTGACCGAGGAGATCACCGGACTCGATCTGGTCGAGCTGATGATCCGCGTCGCGGCGGGCGAGAAATTGCCGCTGACGCAGGACGAGGTGAAGATCGACGGCTGGTCGGTCGAGAACCGCGTCTATGCCGAGGACCCCTATCGTGGCTTCCTGCCCTCCACCGGGCGGCTGGTGCGCTACGCGCCGCCATATGAGGAGGAAGGCGTCCGGGTCGATGACGGCGTGGTCGAGGGCAGCGAGATCTCGATGTTCTACGATCCGATGATCGCCAAGCTGATCACCCATGGCGCGACGCGCGAAGAGGCGATCGACAAGCAGATCGAGGCGCTCGACGCGTTCCGGATCGAGGGGATCGGCCACAATGTGGATTTCCTGTCGGCGCTGATGCAGCATCCGCGCTTCCGCTCGGGCGCGATCACCACCGGGTTCATCGCCGAGGAATATCCCGAGGGCTTCCACGGCGCGCCGGCATCGGACGCGCTCAAGCGCAAGCTGGCGGCGGTGGCTGCACTGGTCGATCTGGAGCGTTCGGAGCGCGCCGCCTGCATTTCCGGGCAATTGGCGGACAATATCGAAGTGACGGGCGAGCGCGTCGTGCTGATCGATGGCGAGCAGATCCATGTCACCGACGAGGCCGGCGAACTGATCGTCGATGGCGAGACGATGGATCTCGACAGCGACTGGCAGCTTGGCGATCCGCTGTTCGTGGCGGAGATCGATGACGAACCGCTCAGCGTCGCGATCGAGCGCAAGGGCGCGAAATGGAAGCTCACCGCGCACGGTGCCTCGCACCTGGTCGAAGTGCTGCCGCCGCACGTCGCGCAATATCGCCATCACATGATCGAGAAAATCCCGCCCGACATGAGCCGCTTCCTGCTCGCGCCGATGCCTGGGCTGCTGACGCGGCTGCACGTCGCGCCGGGCGACAAGGTCGAGGCCGGTCAGCCGCTCGCGGTGGTCGAGGCGATGAAGATGGAGAACATCCTCCGAGCCGAAAAGGCGGGCGTGGTGAAGGCGGCGAATTTCGTGGCGGGCGACAGCCTGGCGGTGGACGCGGCGATCCTCGAGTTCGAATAG
- a CDS encoding GIY-YIG nuclease family protein, whose amino-acid sequence MFERNPCVYILANRYHGALYVGVTSDLLARIVQHREGTFEGHTKRYGIIRLVYYEVGGTMESVIAREKSLKRWRRDWKCNLIERQNPLWNDLAVGLGLEPLPA is encoded by the coding sequence ATGTTCGAACGGAATCCCTGCGTCTACATCCTCGCAAATCGCTATCACGGCGCATTGTATGTCGGCGTGACCTCCGATCTGCTGGCACGGATCGTCCAGCATCGTGAAGGCACGTTCGAAGGGCATACCAAGCGCTATGGCATCATTCGACTGGTATATTACGAAGTCGGCGGGACGATGGAGTCGGTTATCGCCCGCGAGAAATCGCTCAAGCGTTGGCGGCGGGACTGGAAGTGCAACCTGATCGAGCGTCAGAATCCATTGTGGAATGATCTGGCGGTTGGGCTTGGGCTGGAGCCTCTACCGGCATGA
- the scpA gene encoding methylmalonyl-CoA mutase — protein sequence MTEKPTLDQWSAAAAKEVKGKDLTWHTPEGIEVKPLYTKEDVTGIDPGLPGFAPFTRGVRASMYAGRPWTIRQYAGFSTAEESNAFYRRNLAAGQKGLSVAFDLATHRGYDSDHPRVTGDVGKAGVAIDSVEDMKILFDGIPLDQMSVSMTMNGAVIPILAFFIVAGEEQGVDRSLLDGTIQNDILKEFMVRNTYIYPPEPSMRIISDIFGYTSREMPKFNSISISGYHMQEAGATQVQELAFTIADGMEYVKYGVNSGLDIDKFAGRLSFFFAIGMNFFMEIAKLRAARVLWHRVMTQLGAKDERSKMLRTHCQTSGVSLTEQDPYNNVMRTTIEAMAAMLGGTQSLHTNALDEAIALPTDFSARIARNTQIVIQEETGMTKVVDPLGGSYYVEALTQELVDKAWEIIARVEAEGGMAKAVAAGWPKQMIEEAAAASAARIDRGEQVIVGVNKYRKADEDPIETLDIDNHAVRDAQIARIKRVKAARDEAACQAALEALRTGAEGDANLLELAVEAARARATLGEISSAMEAGFGRYATQPEPVKGIYGGAYEFDQRWERLKEGVAATERRLGRKPRMLVAKMGQDGHDRGANLVSSAFGDLGFEVVPGPLFQTPSESARLAIDENVDVVGASSLAAGHKTLIPELIRELQAAGRADIKVIAGGVIPARDYDFLREAGVQAIFGPGTNLVKAAEEVLRLLGHNMPPVEEAAE from the coding sequence ATGACCGAAAAGCCGACGCTCGACCAATGGTCCGCCGCCGCCGCGAAAGAGGTGAAGGGCAAGGACCTGACTTGGCACACGCCCGAAGGTATCGAGGTCAAGCCGCTCTATACCAAGGAAGATGTCACGGGCATCGATCCCGGCCTGCCGGGCTTCGCGCCGTTCACGCGCGGCGTTCGCGCATCGATGTACGCCGGACGGCCGTGGACGATCCGCCAATATGCCGGCTTCTCGACTGCCGAGGAGTCCAATGCCTTTTACCGCCGCAATCTCGCCGCGGGTCAGAAGGGGTTGAGCGTCGCGTTCGATCTCGCCACCCACCGTGGCTATGACAGCGACCATCCGCGCGTGACCGGCGATGTCGGCAAGGCGGGCGTGGCGATCGACAGCGTCGAGGACATGAAGATCCTGTTCGACGGGATTCCGCTCGATCAGATGAGCGTCAGCATGACGATGAACGGCGCGGTGATCCCGATCCTGGCCTTCTTCATCGTCGCCGGCGAGGAGCAGGGGGTCGATCGCAGCCTGCTCGACGGGACCATCCAGAACGATATCCTCAAGGAGTTCATGGTCCGCAACACCTATATCTACCCGCCCGAGCCGAGCATGCGGATCATCTCGGATATCTTCGGCTATACGAGCCGCGAGATGCCGAAGTTCAACAGCATCTCGATCAGCGGCTATCACATGCAGGAAGCCGGGGCGACGCAGGTCCAGGAACTGGCCTTCACCATCGCTGACGGCATGGAATATGTGAAATATGGCGTTAACTCAGGGCTGGACATCGACAAGTTCGCAGGCCGTCTGAGCTTCTTCTTCGCGATCGGCATGAACTTCTTCATGGAGATCGCCAAGCTGCGCGCGGCGCGGGTGCTGTGGCACCGGGTGATGACGCAACTCGGCGCCAAGGACGAGCGCTCCAAGATGCTGCGGACGCATTGCCAGACCAGCGGCGTCTCGCTGACCGAGCAGGATCCTTACAATAACGTCATGCGCACCACGATCGAGGCGATGGCGGCGATGCTGGGGGGCACCCAGTCGCTGCACACCAACGCGCTCGACGAAGCGATCGCGCTCCCCACCGACTTCTCGGCGCGGATCGCCCGCAACACCCAGATCGTCATCCAGGAAGAGACCGGGATGACCAAGGTCGTCGATCCGCTGGGCGGCAGCTATTATGTCGAGGCGCTGACGCAGGAACTGGTCGACAAGGCCTGGGAGATCATCGCGCGGGTCGAGGCCGAGGGCGGCATGGCCAAGGCGGTCGCGGCCGGCTGGCCCAAGCAGATGATCGAGGAGGCGGCTGCTGCCAGTGCCGCGCGGATCGACCGCGGCGAGCAGGTGATCGTCGGGGTCAACAAATACCGCAAGGCCGATGAGGACCCGATCGAGACGCTCGACATCGATAACCACGCGGTGCGCGACGCGCAGATCGCGCGGATCAAGCGGGTGAAGGCCGCACGCGACGAGGCGGCGTGCCAGGCGGCGCTGGAGGCGCTGCGGACTGGTGCGGAGGGCGATGCCAACCTGCTCGAACTGGCGGTGGAGGCGGCGCGGGCGCGGGCCACGCTGGGCGAGATCAGCAGCGCGATGGAGGCGGGTTTCGGCCGCTATGCGACGCAGCCCGAGCCGGTGAAGGGCATCTACGGCGGAGCGTATGAATTCGACCAGCGCTGGGAACGGCTCAAGGAGGGCGTCGCCGCTACCGAGCGGCGTCTGGGCCGCAAGCCGCGGATGCTCGTCGCCAAGATGGGGCAGGACGGGCATGACAGAGGGGCGAACCTCGTTTCCTCGGCGTTCGGTGATCTCGGTTTCGAAGTGGTGCCAGGGCCGCTGTTTCAGACGCCTTCCGAAAGCGCCAGGCTGGCGATCGACGAGAATGTCGATGTGGTCGGCGCCTCCAGCCTCGCGGCGGGTCACAAGACGCTGATCCCCGAACTGATCAGGGAGCTCCAGGCCGCGGGCCGCGCCGATATCAAGGTGATCGCCGGCGGCGTGATCCCTGCGCGCGACTATGATTTCCTGCGCGAAGCCGGGGTGCAGGCGATCTTCGGCCCGGGCACCAACCTGGTGAAGGCGGCCGAGGAAGTGCTGCGGCTGCTGGGGCATAATATGCCGCCGGTCGAGGAGGCTGCGGAGTGA
- a CDS encoding lysozyme inhibitor LprI family protein, which yields MLLAVLAALPPDCRAPTSEAVRIECAQMELTAAEQAMSYALARVLDNARLGDGGPRAVKLSPSREARVKTAQEAWLHYRDTQCAAAWAPAGLEVVNRIWCHTRLTKERTAELNINFIVD from the coding sequence ATGCTGCTGGCGGTCTTAGCCGCATTGCCTCCAGATTGCCGTGCTCCAACAAGCGAAGCCGTACGTATCGAATGCGCTCAGATGGAACTGACTGCGGCCGAACAGGCAATGAGTTACGCCTTGGCGCGGGTTCTAGATAACGCTCGCCTTGGTGATGGTGGGCCTCGCGCAGTAAAATTGTCTCCTTCTCGTGAAGCGCGGGTTAAGACCGCTCAGGAGGCATGGTTGCACTATCGTGACACCCAGTGCGCAGCCGCGTGGGCTCCTGCGGGTTTGGAAGTGGTCAATCGAATCTGGTGCCATACGCGCCTGACGAAAGAACGCACCGCTGAGCTCAACATCAACTTCATTGTGGATTAG
- a CDS encoding enoyl-CoA hydratase-related protein, giving the protein MSYEAILYSLDGDVAVLRLNRPDELNALTLGMLDELRAALLRAVDEGARAVLLTGEGRAFCSGASLRAMEPGGGDPGDRLRNHYNPVQQAMADLPIPIVSAVNGPAAGAGAALALGADIVIAGSHSYLLLAFANIGLVPDAGATWLIAKAAGRAKVLEMALLGERLSAHDAMAAGLVTHVADESAVFEVAMDYARRLAAMPTVALGLIRKQVKAALAGTLEETLALEAEHQSLAARSQDFQEGVAAFLQKRKPEFRGK; this is encoded by the coding sequence ATGAGTTACGAAGCTATCCTCTATTCACTCGATGGCGATGTCGCGGTGCTCCGGCTCAACCGGCCGGACGAGCTCAACGCGCTGACGCTCGGCATGCTCGACGAACTGCGCGCGGCGCTGCTGCGCGCGGTGGACGAGGGTGCGCGGGCGGTGCTGCTGACCGGTGAGGGCCGGGCGTTCTGCTCGGGCGCGTCGTTGCGCGCGATGGAGCCGGGCGGCGGCGATCCCGGCGATCGGTTGCGCAACCATTACAACCCCGTGCAGCAGGCGATGGCCGATCTGCCGATCCCGATCGTCAGCGCGGTCAACGGCCCGGCGGCGGGTGCGGGCGCGGCGCTGGCGCTGGGCGCGGATATCGTCATCGCGGGGAGCCATTCGTATCTGCTGCTCGCCTTCGCCAATATCGGGCTGGTCCCCGATGCCGGCGCGACCTGGCTGATCGCCAAGGCGGCGGGGCGTGCCAAGGTGCTGGAGATGGCACTGCTCGGCGAGCGCCTTTCGGCGCATGACGCCATGGCGGCGGGGCTGGTGACGCATGTCGCCGATGAGAGCGCGGTGTTCGAGGTGGCGATGGACTATGCGCGACGGCTGGCGGCGATGCCGACCGTGGCGCTGGGCCTGATCCGCAAGCAGGTGAAGGCCGCGCTGGCGGGGACACTGGAGGAGACGCTGGCGTTGGAGGCGGAGCATCAGAGCCTCGCCGCACGTTCCCAGGACTTTCAGGAGGGCGTTGCCGCGTTCCTCCAGAAGCGCAAGCCGGAGTTTCGAGGGAAGTGA
- a CDS encoding short-chain fatty acyl-CoA regulator family protein: MAQPRRRLFEGFRLRDLRRRAAIPQAAMAQRLGISVSYLSQIENNDRPITDIVLLALAREFPLEAFGETGETGALLRTIDAATDTGVPADRMPEADVRRGIEQQPLLARRMVALHDAWRRSQEQLRVLDDRFDSGSGDAAPLPWEEVRDWFQAEGNYIDAIDRSAEVLADAIDPGARGLEDRLRGWHQVRVVSEDGDGSELSRFDESSRTLSLNTGLPPESRAFLLAHRLVRYEFANEMRVVVERAGMASPAARELLSVGLANYAAGALLMPYGAFRAAARDFRHDIDRLRQRFAVSFEQACHRLSTLQRPGEAGLPFFFCRVDMAGNITKRHSATRLQFAALGGACPLWIVHEAVAIPDRILVQLAEMPDGTRYVSMAKGLVKPSGSYARPPRRYAVALGCEEAHAADFVYADDLRLGGIATPIGASCRICPRTDCDQRAFPPAGSAIVIDPDRRSVVPYQLS, translated from the coding sequence ATGGCCCAACCCCGCCGTCGCCTGTTCGAAGGATTCCGCCTCCGCGACCTCCGCCGCCGCGCCGCGATACCGCAGGCGGCGATGGCGCAGCGCCTCGGCATCTCGGTCAGCTACCTCTCGCAGATCGAGAATAACGACCGCCCGATCACCGATATCGTCCTCCTCGCCCTTGCCCGCGAATTCCCGCTCGAAGCGTTCGGCGAAACCGGCGAGACCGGCGCGCTGCTTCGCACCATCGACGCCGCCACCGACACCGGCGTTCCCGCCGATCGCATGCCCGAAGCCGATGTCCGCCGCGGCATCGAGCAACAGCCGCTTCTCGCCCGCCGCATGGTCGCGCTCCACGACGCCTGGCGCCGCAGCCAGGAGCAGCTCCGCGTCCTCGACGACCGCTTCGACAGTGGCTCGGGCGATGCCGCGCCGCTGCCCTGGGAGGAGGTCCGCGACTGGTTTCAGGCCGAGGGCAATTATATCGACGCGATCGACCGCTCGGCGGAGGTGCTGGCCGATGCGATCGATCCCGGCGCGCGCGGGCTGGAGGATCGCCTGCGCGGCTGGCATCAGGTCCGCGTCGTCAGTGAAGACGGTGACGGCAGCGAGCTCAGCCGCTTTGACGAGAGCAGCCGGACGCTGTCGCTGAACACCGGCCTGCCGCCCGAAAGCCGCGCCTTCCTCCTCGCCCACCGGCTGGTCCGCTACGAATTCGCCAACGAGATGCGGGTGGTCGTCGAGCGGGCCGGCATGGCCTCCCCCGCCGCGCGTGAATTGCTCAGCGTCGGCCTCGCCAATTATGCCGCCGGGGCGCTGCTGATGCCCTATGGGGCCTTCCGCGCCGCCGCCCGCGATTTCCGCCACGATATCGATCGCCTGCGCCAGCGCTTCGCGGTCAGTTTCGAACAGGCGTGCCACCGCCTCTCCACTCTCCAGCGTCCCGGCGAGGCCGGCCTCCCCTTCTTCTTCTGCCGCGTCGACATGGCCGGCAACATCACCAAGCGGCATTCGGCGACCCGCCTGCAGTTCGCCGCTCTCGGTGGCGCCTGCCCGCTATGGATTGTCCACGAAGCCGTCGCGATCCCCGACCGCATCCTCGTCCAGCTCGCGGAAATGCCTGACGGCACCCGCTACGTCTCGATGGCCAAGGGGCTGGTGAAACCCTCGGGCAGCTACGCCCGCCCCCCGCGCCGTTACGCGGTCGCGCTGGGCTGCGAAGAGGCACATGCGGCGGACTTCGTCTATGCCGACGATCTGCGCCTGGGCGGCATAGCCACCCCCATCGGCGCCTCCTGCCGCATCTGCCCCCGCACCGATTGCGACCAGCGCGCGTTTCCGCCTGCGGGCTCGGCAATCGTGATCGATCCGGATCGCAGGTCGGTCGTTCCCTATCAACTCTCCTAG
- the mce gene encoding methylmalonyl-CoA epimerase, giving the protein MKLGRLNHVGVATPSIEASIALYRDTMGAEVIREPFDLPAQGVKVCFVDTPNSQIELIEPLGEASPIHGFLAKNPAGGQHHLCYEVPDIHAAKVWFEGKGAKVLGEPRIGAHGTPIFFVHPKDMGGVLTEIMETPREGH; this is encoded by the coding sequence ATGAAACTCGGCCGTCTCAATCATGTCGGTGTGGCGACGCCTTCGATCGAAGCGTCGATCGCGCTGTATCGCGATACTATGGGCGCGGAAGTGATCCGCGAGCCTTTCGATCTGCCCGCGCAAGGCGTGAAGGTGTGCTTCGTCGATACGCCGAACAGCCAGATCGAGTTGATCGAGCCGCTGGGCGAGGCTTCGCCGATCCATGGCTTTCTCGCCAAGAACCCCGCCGGGGGACAGCACCACCTTTGCTACGAAGTGCCCGATATCCATGCGGCCAAGGTGTGGTTCGAGGGCAAGGGCGCCAAGGTGCTGGGCGAACCGCGTATCGGTGCGCATGGCACGCCGATTTTTTTTGTGCATCCCAAGGACATGGGTGGGGTGCTGACCGAGATCATGGAGACGCCGCGTGAGGGACATTAA